In Deltaproteobacteria bacterium, a genomic segment contains:
- a CDS encoding phenylalanine--tRNA ligase beta subunit-related protein, which produces MRQIVIDQEIFDRFPDFKRGLIIVSDVKNALFDDVISATLNGEIQQKVGLNLLDNEFVKPWDSVYLKLGSNPNKFPPSIKSLLKRVAKSGGFPFINSIVALFNYVSIKYLIPCGGDDVQKIEGNLRLGLSKGNEMFIPLGGEAKETPDAGEVIYFDDKTLNVMCRRWNWRNGDFTKILDTTKRLVINIDGISPVPRSVIESARDELAALLVDRCSAKVSTDLLDVNRKTIEIAV; this is translated from the coding sequence ATGAGACAGATTGTCATAGACCAGGAGATATTCGACCGGTTTCCTGATTTCAAGAGGGGATTGATCATAGTGAGCGACGTCAAGAATGCACTTTTTGATGACGTGATAAGCGCGACGCTCAATGGGGAGATACAGCAGAAAGTCGGATTGAATCTGCTGGACAATGAATTTGTGAAACCCTGGGACAGTGTCTATCTGAAACTCGGGTCGAATCCGAATAAGTTTCCACCATCGATAAAGTCGTTACTTAAGAGGGTTGCAAAGAGCGGTGGTTTTCCTTTTATCAACTCAATCGTCGCTCTTTTTAATTATGTGTCCATCAAATACCTGATCCCGTGCGGTGGGGATGACGTCCAAAAAATCGAGGGGAATCTGCGACTGGGACTGTCGAAGGGGAATGAAATGTTCATACCACTTGGAGGCGAAGCGAAGGAAACCCCGGATGCTGGAGAAGTAATCTATTTTGACGACAAGACCCTGAATGTAATGTGCAGGCGCTGGAACTGGCGAAACGGCGATTTCACTAAGATTCTGGACACCACAAAAAGGCTCGTCATCAACATTGATGGGATCTCGCCCGTGCCGCGGTCAGTAATAGAATCGGCAAGGGACGAGTTGGCTGCATTGCTCGTTGACCGGTGCAGCGCGAAGGTGTCCACCGATTTACTCGATGTGAACAGAAAGACCATAGAAATAGCAGTTTAG
- a CDS encoding dihydroorotate dehydrogenase electron transfer subunit, with product MNRIFEVQAEVLEQEKVGQDCFRLSFRAPQIAGLGKPGQFVNIACNRQYDVLLRRPLTIYRVNTVNGVVSVVYKIRGQGTLLLSRKHPGENIDVLGPLGQGFEIDFSAARSILVSGGIGVASMMFLAEKLAAPPRDKDQQPHVYALIGAHSPENLICVDDFAGLGSTVRVNTWVTRVMLGKVLSQLLEDFETNGVDTGACALYTCGPKGMLKIIAQWAKVHRMLCQVSLEEHMACGVGACQSCVCKVQAHQHNSLDYTYALVCREGPVFKAEEVIWDE from the coding sequence ATGAACCGGATATTTGAAGTCCAAGCAGAAGTACTTGAGCAAGAAAAGGTTGGCCAAGACTGTTTCCGCTTGTCTTTTAGAGCTCCACAAATAGCTGGCTTGGGGAAGCCGGGGCAGTTTGTCAACATTGCCTGTAATCGGCAGTATGATGTTTTGCTGCGTCGTCCCCTGACCATTTACCGGGTTAATACGGTAAATGGGGTAGTGTCAGTAGTGTACAAGATAAGAGGCCAGGGCACACTGCTCCTGTCTCGGAAGCATCCCGGAGAAAACATAGATGTTCTTGGTCCTCTGGGCCAGGGATTTGAAATTGACTTCTCTGCTGCAAGGTCCATCCTGGTCTCCGGTGGAATCGGAGTCGCTTCCATGATGTTTTTGGCCGAAAAACTTGCAGCCCCGCCGAGGGATAAAGACCAACAACCACACGTTTATGCCCTGATTGGGGCCCATTCTCCTGAAAATCTAATCTGTGTTGATGACTTTGCAGGGTTGGGCAGCACCGTGCGCGTTAACACCTGGGTTACCCGGGTTATGCTGGGAAAGGTACTGTCACAGCTGCTGGAAGATTTCGAGACAAATGGAGTGGACACCGGGGCATGCGCACTTTATACCTGCGGTCCCAAGGGAATGTTGAAAATAATTGCTCAGTGGGCTAAGGTTCATAGGATGCTTTGTCAGGTTTCCCTGGAGGAACATATGGCCTGTGGTGTTGGGGCGTGCCAGTCTTGTGTCTGCAAAGTGCAAGCTCACCAACATAATTCCCTGGACTACACGTATGCCTTGGTTTGCCGGGAAGGCCCGGTATTCAAAGCAGAGGAGGTGATATGGGATGAGTGA
- a CDS encoding dihydroorotate dehydrogenase — MSEHINPPSRISANYDLTVELPGMIMQNPVMTASGTFGYGEEYSHLYDINRLGALVVKATTIKPRQGNPSPRVVEAAAGMLSSCGLQNVGVDSFIADKLPFLKRLSVPVIVNVAADTIDDFVAVSEKLCRAGGIAALELNVSCPNVKQGGMSFGVDPTMVYKVVYEVKKVSSVPVICKLTPNVTDIVSIALAAEEGGADAVSLINGLLGMAIDVETRKPKLGNVTGGLTGPAIKPVAVRMVWQVASTVSIPVIGIGGITTAEDAMEFIIAGATAVQVGTANFFRPLAVLEIIEGMRSYLQKQGIAHIRELRGNLQLPALR, encoded by the coding sequence ATGAGTGAACACATAAATCCACCCTCCCGCATATCAGCCAACTATGATCTGACGGTGGAACTTCCGGGGATGATAATGCAAAACCCGGTTATGACTGCTTCGGGAACTTTTGGCTATGGTGAGGAGTACTCCCACCTATATGATATCAATAGGTTGGGCGCCCTGGTCGTTAAGGCCACTACCATCAAGCCCCGCCAGGGGAATCCGTCACCACGGGTAGTGGAGGCGGCCGCGGGTATGTTGAGTAGTTGCGGACTGCAAAACGTGGGAGTGGATTCTTTTATTGCGGATAAGCTCCCCTTCCTGAAAAGGCTCAGCGTTCCGGTTATCGTCAATGTAGCCGCTGATACAATCGACGACTTTGTTGCTGTATCTGAAAAGCTATGCCGCGCGGGCGGAATAGCTGCCTTGGAACTGAACGTGTCCTGCCCTAACGTAAAGCAGGGTGGCATGAGCTTTGGTGTTGATCCTACAATGGTGTACAAGGTGGTCTATGAGGTAAAAAAAGTGAGCTCGGTACCGGTAATCTGTAAGCTGACCCCCAATGTCACTGATATTGTCTCCATAGCACTTGCCGCTGAAGAGGGCGGGGCGGATGCCGTATCGCTTATTAACGGCTTGCTGGGTATGGCTATTGATGTGGAAACAAGGAAGCCAAAACTGGGAAACGTGACTGGTGGTCTGACTGGACCGGCCATTAAGCCGGTAGCGGTGCGAATGGTCTGGCAGGTTGCCAGTACTGTCTCCATCCCCGTGATCGGCATAGGTGGTATAACCACGGCCGAAGATGCCATGGAGTTTATCATTGCCGGTGCAACAGCGGTCCAAGTGGGAACGGCAAACTTTTTCAGACCCTTGGCTGTGCTGGAAATAATTGAAGGAATGCGGAGCTACTTGCAGAAGCAAGGGATCGCTCATATCCGGGAGTTGCGCGGTAACCTTCAATTGCCAGCACTTCGTTAA